In the genome of Actinomycetes bacterium, the window GCGCCAGTGCAGCCCGACCGGGGCACCGAGCGCCTTGGCCAGCGCCTCCTTGGCGGCGAAGCGCGCGGCCAGCGAGGCGGGCGGCAGCTGCTGCTCCGCGTCGGTGAACAGCCGCGCCCGCAGCCGTGGCGACCGCTCGAGGGTGCGGGAGAAGCGCGCGACATCGACCACGTCGATGCCGACTCCGAGGATCACGGGCTTACCCTCGCACGCACTTCGACGGCCGGCGAGCACCGCCCGCCGGCCGTCGTGCCTACCCGTCCGGTCAGATGCCGATGCTTTCCCAGTCGCCCCAGATCGCGAAGGTCAGGCCGTTCGAGGACTGGATGTTCACGTAGAGCGTCGAACCGGTCCGGCTGAAGGTCGAACCAGCGAACTCGTCGCCGGTACGTCCGACCATCACGTTCTGGGCGAAGGTGATGAGCTTGCCGCGACGAGTGAGGCCCCGCAGGAAGTTGTAGTCGTCGTGGTC includes:
- a CDS encoding holo-ACP synthase, whose amino-acid sequence is MILGVGIDVVDVARFSRTLERSPRLRARLFTDAEQQLPPASLAARFAAKEALAKALGAPVGLHWRDAEVHRGDDGRPHLTMQGTVQRRANELGVRRTHVSLSHDAGIASAVVMVED